A region of the Methylobacterium nodulans ORS 2060 genome:
CCACAACGTCGACCCCGACGCGGGCGAGGGGGACGAGGGACGCTCCGCGCCGCTCGGCTACGGCGCCGCCATCGTGCAGATCCTGCTCCTCGACCTCGTCTTCTCGATCGACAGCATCATCACGGCGGTCGGCATGACCGATCACGTCGCCATCATGGTGGTGGCGGTGCTCGCGGCCGTCACGGTGATGCTGCTTGCGGCCGATCCGCTCTCGCGCTTCATCGCCGCCAACCCGACCGTGGTGATGCTGGCGCTGGGCTTCCTCATCATGATCGGCATGACGCTGATCGCGGAAGGCTTCGGGGCGCATGTGCCGAAGGGGTACATCTACACCGCCATGGCCTTCTCGGCCGGCGTCGAGGTGCTCAACATCCTCGGGCGCCGGGCGCGCAAGGCGCGGGCCCGCGCCGCGGCAGCTGCCGCGCCATGACCCGTTCGAGTCTGTCCAGGAGAAGCGGATGAGGAGAAGCGGATACCGATCCTCCGGCACCTTTTCTCCGTCCGGACATCCGGCCATGTGGCAGGCGCGGCTCGATCGCGGCCCACGCGTCGTCTGAGAGGCGGAACAGGCGCGCCATGCCATCCCTCCCGTATCCGTGAACCCAATCCGAGGAGGGAAACGCCAGACAGACCAAATGGTCGTATGAGTTTCTCATCTAGTGGAGTGTGTTGGGATCGGTAATCGGCCGGTTGCGCAGCTCAGCCTCGATGAAGGCGAGTGCCTTCAGCAAATCTGCAAGTTGAATGGCGGTCTCGCGTGACAGTCCTGTCTGCATGCGCCCATTCACGCGGATTGGCTCACCGGTGTGCTGTGAGTAGATGCCCCAGCCCTCACGTCTCTTACGCACGGTGAACCAGCGGTTCGGCATGGCGTGCCTCCGGTTGCAGCTTGTTACCGGTTCGATACACGCTAACGTTGGAATTTCCGGCTTGATCCAACCGCTCATAGAGGAATAGCGCTGCCATTCCTTGGACTTTGGTCTAGCTCCGCCGGACGGGCCAATGATGGAGGGGCGAGCGGCGCGACGCGGCCGAGCGAGGGCTTCCTCCGCGGGCCTCGCCAGCAGGATCGCGGTCCCTGTCCCGCACAGAGGCGGTGGCGACGGCCCTCGCCGGTTAAGAGATCGTTAACACTTCATCAGCAACTTTTCGCCCATGAGCTGGAGACAAGCTCGGCAACTGCGACGTCCCGGATACCACCTTGCATTCGCCCCGGGCTGCCGCTCGGCTGAAAGGCGACAGTCGTGGTCTCGCCGAGTGGGAGATCGGCCCACCGCAGGTTCTCACGGGCATGGCGGCTTACGCGGACCGGCCCAACGCGTTCACGAGGGCGCTGACCGCGTTTTCCCCGATCCACCCGAACCTGTGAGCATGCCAGGGCAGTGCGGGACGGTGTCGATCTGCCTCACACAGGAGGCCGGAATGTACCCCTCGTTGGACGATGTGATCACTCAGACAGAGCGCTGGCTCACGCATTACGAGCAGTGCTGTACTCGGTGGTCGGAACTGGCTGCACGCAGGAATATGCTGATGCAGAACGTGTTCAGGCCATCCGCGATGCCAGGGGTGCGTCCGCCCCTTCGGATTCATGCAGATCGAGGCGATCTCCGTCTCGGCCGCTAGAGCGCTCCCGGCCGAAGTGGAGGCCGGTTCGGCGGCTAAGCAGGCGAAGCGGTGGACTGCCAACGCAAGCCTGCTTAGGCGCCGTGGACCGCCTGGCCGCAGGAACGGAACGGCGCCGCTTCCTTTGCGTTCGCCTGTCGAACCCCGACAGGACCATGCGGAAAGGAACCATCAGGCCATGTCGAACGCGATCACGGACGTCTTCCACGGGGACGTCAATCTCAGCACCAGGGAGAGGGCGATCTCCGTCGTGCTCGGCCTCGGTCTCGCGGCCGCGGCGGCCCAGCCACGCCCGAACAAGTGGCTGAGTCTCGCGGCGCTGGTCGGCGGCGCGGTCCTGGCGATGCGTGGCGCGACCGGCCACTGCCCCGCGAAGGCCCTGCTGGAGCATCAGCCGGGCCGCGGCTATCAGGCCTGACCCGCTTCCATGCTCAGGAACCGGAAGGGCGCCCGCCGGGGCGCCCTTCTCGTTTCAGTCCGTCGTATTGAGCGCGACGCCCCCCACCTGGAGCGCGACCGAGCGGTCGATATGGTCGCGCACCGCGGTGAGGCGGGCGTCGATGGCGAGGCGGCGCGCCTCCTCCTCGCCGTGAACCGACACGGAGAACTTGCGCTGGATCTTGCGGCCCTGCGCATCGTCCCAATAGGCGACCCAGAATGCGGTGCCGCTCGGCTTGCGGATGAAGCGGGACACGCCGGGCAGCCCGGAGCGGCAGTTCCGGCGCGGGCGCAGGCGGCGCATCAGCGCCAATTCTTCGCGGTCGGTCGTCGGGAGGCCCGCAGCGAAGCGCTCGGCCTCGGCCCGGGACGCGGCCATGCCGCCGTAGCGCTCATCGGGAAAATGCCGCGCGACCGAGCGGCCGTCGCGCAGGACCGTGGCCGTCCAGCCGGCGGGCTCGCCGCGGGCCGGATCATCGACACGCAGGAGGGAGGCGGTCTGCGCAGCCGTATCGCCGTCTGGCTCGCCAGGAGGCCGCCGGCGCCGGGGGAGCGCCTCGGTGGAGGTGACAAGGGACATCTGAACTCTCCGGGGCGGCCGTCCGGCTTGTGCGGACGCACCGGCCGATAGGGGTTTCGTGGGATGGGAATCACGAAACCTGCGGCGGCCCGCGTGGCGATGCCGCGGAGAGGAAGAGGTGGGATGACGGCTGGTCGACCGGCGCCGTCGCACGCCGCCATAGCAGACAGGGCGTCGGGACGACGGGGGACAACAGGGCGGCCGCTGCCGACGCTCCGGCCGGCGAACAGGTCGGGAGGCTGCGCTCGTCGTCGTCGCTGGGGAGGATGCCGAGGACGGCCCAGGGCGACGCGCCGCCATGCTGGCGGCCCGCCACCATCGCGTGCCCGGGAGGAACGCCGATCGGCGCGCCCGACCAGCCATCCGCTGCCGCCACGAGGGAAGCGAGCAGAAAGAACAGGTTGAGGATGAGAGGCGTTCGCCGCACCGACAGGAACCCTTGGCGGTTACCAGACTATCACCGCCGCTGCCCCGGTGTCATCCAGATGGCCGAGCCGAAGCGGCCGGCTCTCGCCGGCCGCCCGGATTGGTCGATCGGCGGCTCGGGCCGCGTCGCGTCAGTAGGTCGTGGTCCGGCGGCCCTGGATGAAGCCCCAGATCGCCAGGACGATGACGGCTCCGACGACCGAGGCGATGAGCCCCGCGCCCTGATTCGGTCCGTACCAGCCTACGGCCTGACCCAGAAAAGTGGCCACGAAGGCGCCCACGATGCCGAGGATCGTCGTCAGGATGAAGCCGCTCGGCTCGTTGCGTCCAGGCATGATGAGCTTGGCGATGACGCCGGCGATGAAGCCGATGATGATGGTCCAGAGAATCGACATAGGGGTTTCGCCTTTGGGGGTTTCGCCTTTCGGCCTCGCTTCGGGATTTTTCGGGCAACGCGCGGAACGCGAGAGGGTTGCGTGGCCATAAGCTTGTCGGGAGGCGCCGGGCCGTGGGATGAGGACGGCCCGCCATGCCCCGTGAGGCCCGCATGCCCTCCCCCGACCACACCCTCACGAGCCTGGATGAGCTCGAGGCGCTCTACGGCAGCCCCGATCCGCGCTCGCGCGCCAAGGAGACGGACCAGCTGACCGCGCCCTACCGGGCCTTCGTGGAGGCCGCGCCCTTCGCGGTGCTGGCGACACGCGGACCGGACGGGCTCGACTGTTCGCCGCGGGGTGACGCGCCCGGCTTCGTGCGGGTCGCCGATCCGCACACGCTCCTGTTGCCCGATCGTCGCGGCAACAACCGGATCGATTCCCTGCGCAACATCCTCGCCGATCCGGCCGTCTCGCTTCTCTTCCTGATTCCCGGCATCGGCGAGACGCTGCGGGTGAACGGCACCGCCCGGATCTCGACCGATCCGGACCTCCTCGACGGCTTCTCGGTGCAGGGGCGGGTTCCACGCACGATCCTGGTGATCCGCATCGCGAGCGTGTTCTTCCAGTGCTCACGGGCGGTGGTGCGGGCGGATTTGTGGAATTCCGACGCGCGGGCGCGGCGCGACGGGGTGCCGACGGCCGGCGCCATGCTGGCCGCCGCGAGCGGGGACCGTCACGGCGGCCCCGCCTATGACGACGGCCTCGCGGACCGGGTGCGGGCGACGCTCTACTGACCCTTTACGGCCACCGGCCGCCGGCGGCACAAGGCAGGCAGCGCCGCCCGCGGGCGGCCGAAACCCAGGATCAGGACGACACGATGAGCATCCAACGGATCGAGACCGGCGCGCGGATGAGCCAGGCGGTGGTGCATGGCGGCACGGTCTATCTCGCCGGGCAGGTCGCCGAGGCGGACGGCGTCGCCGCCCAGACGCAGGCGATCCTCGGACAGATCGAAGCCCTGCTGGCGCAAGCCGGCTCGTCGAAGGAGAGGATCCTGTCGGCCACGATCTACCTCGCCGACATGGGCAGCTTCGCGGACATGAACCGGGTCTGGGATGCCTGGGTGCCCGCAGGCCACGCGCCGGCCCGCGCCACCGTCGAGGCCAAGCTCGCCGGCCCGCAATACCGGGTCGAGATCTCGGTCATCGCCGCGACGGGAGCCTGAAGATGGGACGATCCCTCCTCCGCCGCAGCCTGATCGCCGCGGCCTGCCTCGCCGTCGTCTGGCCCGCCGCAGCGGAGGAGCGGGTCGTCAACGTCTACAACTGGTCGGATTATATCGACCCCAAGATGCTCGACGCCTTCACCCGCGAGACGGGCATCAAGGTCGTGTACGATACCTACGACACGAACGAGATCGTCGAGACCAAGCTTTTGGCCGGCAAGTCGGGCTACGACATCGTGGTGCCGTCCGGGCCGTTCCTGCAGCGCCTCATCAAGGCGGGCGTGTTCCAGCCCCTCGACAAGAGCAAGCTGCCGAACCTGAAGAACCTGTGGCCCGAGATCGCCGCGCGGCTCGCCGCCTACGATCCGGGCAACACCTTCGCCGTCAACTACATGTGGGGCACGACGGGCATCGGGGTGAACACCGCGCTGGTGCGCGAGCGACTGGGCCCCAACCAGCCGCTCAACACCTGGGACATCGTCCTGCGGCCCGAACTCATCGTCAAGCTCAAGGATTGCGGCGTCACCATGCTCGACGCCCCCGAGGACCTGTTCCCGAACGTGCTCGCGGCGCTCGGCCTCAAGCCCGATTCGAAGCGGATCGACGACCTGAACCAGGCCGGGGAGGCGCTGATGCGCGTCCGCGGCGCGGTGCAGAAGTTCCATTCCTCCGAGTACATCAACCAGCTCGCCAACGGCGACGTCTGTCTCTCGGTGGGCTATTCGGGCGACGTGCTGCAGGCCCGCAAGCGGGCGCAGGAGGCCAAGAACGACGTCGACATCGCCTACTACATCCCGCAGCAGGGTGCGCTGATGTGGTTCGACTCCTTCGCGATCCCGAAGGATGCGCCGCATCCGGC
Encoded here:
- a CDS encoding polyamine ABC transporter substrate-binding protein, with the translated sequence MGRSLLRRSLIAAACLAVVWPAAAEERVVNVYNWSDYIDPKMLDAFTRETGIKVVYDTYDTNEIVETKLLAGKSGYDIVVPSGPFLQRLIKAGVFQPLDKSKLPNLKNLWPEIAARLAAYDPGNTFAVNYMWGTTGIGVNTALVRERLGPNQPLNTWDIVLRPELIVKLKDCGVTMLDAPEDLFPNVLAALGLKPDSKRIDDLNQAGEALMRVRGAVQKFHSSEYINQLANGDVCLSVGYSGDVLQARKRAQEAKNDVDIAYYIPQQGALMWFDSFAIPKDAPHPAEAHAFIDFMLRPEVAAANTNFVSYASGNLAAKSLVKPEILSNPGIYPDEATFKRLFTNTAYDDRTQRVVTRLWTRIRTGK
- a CDS encoding RidA family protein, with amino-acid sequence MSIQRIETGARMSQAVVHGGTVYLAGQVAEADGVAAQTQAILGQIEALLAQAGSSKERILSATIYLADMGSFADMNRVWDAWVPAGHAPARATVEAKLAGPQYRVEISVIAATGA
- a CDS encoding AP2/ERF family transcription factor; protein product: MSLVTSTEALPRRRRPPGEPDGDTAAQTASLLRVDDPARGEPAGWTATVLRDGRSVARHFPDERYGGMAASRAEAERFAAGLPTTDREELALMRRLRPRRNCRSGLPGVSRFIRKPSGTAFWVAYWDDAQGRKIQRKFSVSVHGEEEARRLAIDARLTAVRDHIDRSVALQVGGVALNTTD
- a CDS encoding GlsB/YeaQ/YmgE family stress response membrane protein; amino-acid sequence: MSILWTIIIGFIAGVIAKLIMPGRNEPSGFILTTILGIVGAFVATFLGQAVGWYGPNQGAGLIASVVGAVIVLAIWGFIQGRRTTTY
- a CDS encoding TerC family protein — protein: MDTLLQLAADPAAWAALATLVVMEVVLGIDNLIFISILTNKLPQAQQSSARRIGIGLALVLRLALLGTVAYIVHLTQPVLTLFGQAFSWRDLILIAGGLFLLWKATKEIHHNVDPDAGEGDEGRSAPLGYGAAIVQILLLDLVFSIDSIITAVGMTDHVAIMVVAVLAAVTVMLLAADPLSRFIAANPTVVMLALGFLIMIGMTLIAEGFGAHVPKGYIYTAMAFSAGVEVLNILGRRARKARARAAAAAAP
- a CDS encoding pyridoxamine 5'-phosphate oxidase family protein, yielding MPREARMPSPDHTLTSLDELEALYGSPDPRSRAKETDQLTAPYRAFVEAAPFAVLATRGPDGLDCSPRGDAPGFVRVADPHTLLLPDRRGNNRIDSLRNILADPAVSLLFLIPGIGETLRVNGTARISTDPDLLDGFSVQGRVPRTILVIRIASVFFQCSRAVVRADLWNSDARARRDGVPTAGAMLAAASGDRHGGPAYDDGLADRVRATLY
- a CDS encoding YgaP family membrane protein gives rise to the protein MSNAITDVFHGDVNLSTRERAISVVLGLGLAAAAAQPRPNKWLSLAALVGGAVLAMRGATGHCPAKALLEHQPGRGYQA